The Pelodiscus sinensis isolate JC-2024 chromosome 6, ASM4963464v1, whole genome shotgun sequence genome has a segment encoding these proteins:
- the LOC106732871 gene encoding uncharacterized protein LOC106732871, whose translation MSQIRDDESPNGSEEKKQIFFHSCKVSELLSSLANVENEHQKHQLLLKGTQVSLFHTLRSVIKSSKTAVFNKQSTLPPEPTTVLQNWSKDAVAKTDADSQRTMKSKNSCVSMSVKCLSKLKTTNSAIEGNKNADSSGPLPVHMLPYVVLIKNCLPLSISSIHSKCCKAEILSRILYITLRLWKKKAIKPLPRDHPNSKLQTPEESKYVNFFNLKDLQWKFYKGIVKRKQKVRVLWREADYRPFKLCQEKIRNEEYILPLIPKNWIIHESLK comes from the exons ATGAGTCAAATTAGGGATGACGAATCACCAAATGGCAGTGAAGAGAAGAAACAGATATTCTTTCACAGTTGCAAA GTATCAGAATTGTTGTCATCTCTTGCAAATGTTGAAAATGAACACCAGAAGCATCAATTGCTTTTGAAGGGAACACAAGTCTCTCTCTTCCATACACTACGGTCAGTAATAAAATCCAGTAAGACTGCAGTATTTAACAAGCAAAGCACATTACCTCCTGAGCCCACTACTGTGTTACAGAATTGGTCAAAAGATGCTGTGGCAAAGACGGATGCTGATTCTCAAAGGACAATGAAAAGCAAAAATAGTTGTGTATCGATGAGTGTTAAGTGTCTATCTAAATTGAAGACAACAAATTCTGCTATAGAAGGAAACAAAAACGCAGACAGTAGTGGTCCACTGCCAGTGCATATGCTTCCATATGTGGttttaataaaaaattgtctTCCTTTGTCAATTTCTTCGATCCATTCCAAATGTTGCAAAGCAGAGATACTGAGCAGGATACTGTACATTACTCTGAGACTCTGGAAAAAGAAAGCAATCAAGCCTTTACCTCGAGATCATCCCAATTCCAAATTACAGACGCCTGAAG AATCAAAATATGTGAACTTCTTTAATCTAAAGGATCTGCAGTGGAAATTCTATAAAGGTATtgtgaaaagaaaacagaaagtgAGAGTTTTATGGCGAGAAGCAGACTACAGACCTTTTAAGCTATGCCAGGAGAAAATCAGGAATGAAGAATACATACTCCCATTGATTCCTAAGAACTGGATAATACATGAGTCTCTTAAATGA